From Drosophila nasuta strain 15112-1781.00 chromosome X, ASM2355853v1, whole genome shotgun sequence, one genomic window encodes:
- the LOC132797008 gene encoding uncharacterized protein LOC132797008, with protein sequence MSQEQMASLAQIVQGIKNNPSSETSQQMLRILKQNPQIMAAIIKRRQQREMSAADGGASGGSIQFGNSCQQQQQEVMTQQPIMVNAPPPKTLAEIMQKIKDTPVDENSQRMLHILKQNPPQREINDPAGEADDGALQDLQQMMEDMMMNK encoded by the coding sequence ATGTCACAGGAACAGATGGCGTCCCTGGCGCAGATAGTGCAAGGGATCAAAAACAATCCAAGCAGCGAAACTAGTCAACAGATGCTTCGCATTCTTAAGCAAAATCCACAGATAATGGCGGCCATCATTAAGCGGCGACAGCAAAGAGAAATGAGTGCAGCTGACGGTGGAGCTAGCGGAGGATCAATTCAGTTTGGGAATagttgccaacaacaacagcaagaagtCATGACACAGCAGCCGATTATGGTGAATGCGCCGCCGCCAAAGACGCTGGCAGAGATTATGCAAAAGATCAAAGACACTCCAGTCGACGAGAACAGCCAGCGCATGCTCCATATTCTGAAGCAGAATCCGCCGCAAAGAGAAATTAATGATCCTGCGGGTGAAGCTGACGATGGGGCGCTACAGGATCTGCAGCAAATGATGGAAGACATGATGATGAATAAATGA
- the LOC132796627 gene encoding nose resistant to fluoxetine protein 6, translating into MTTKLHQLAMPAMAITAFILLLATTTTTATAHLNNGQDLLTGHSLPMQSSLAHQFFALAAEQIAISNQTASTGLLTPSNTYGNKAYNDDLCDRDVARIRDAIANMEEWALEFPDTWGRLPVGFFWGHLISMGQYEECVAASSTYGDEIRGQYCLTRLNITQFYSQVRRRNEENSSARISYKQTDPQIFELGVCVPSTCSAEKTDLLLKYAIEHFYGTDYVNLTEQMVSESWCKYDAPIEFRGVDIFAIVFFSLIVFFMIASSIYDFVQTRNGGQKKPLYLAFSVLHNAPKIFTVKQVNSPNVIHCLNGLRCFSMMWVVFGHGYMTFYDLPHINRNIYYAWLETPYSMLVQNGSLCVDTFFFMSGLLMCWGAFREMERTKGKLNIPMMYFHRYIRLTPVVAVVVLYIMSLYKYSGAGPMWFKLGTQDARCADTWWATLLYVQNYAFPYSICVSQSWYLAVDTQLYFLSPLFLIPLWKWGKKALIPIVIFGLLCLGCTVATFLHNDFTLFRVQDDHVDLRQRLTYYPTHTRIPTWLIGVIFGYFLFTRNRGRQIPLAKHWVITGWVLAFGTMLADLWGPYWRILPHTPDSPLIEGALFEPLSRSSWAFAIGWIVWACYNGHGGLINDFLSWSFFTGFSRLTYCMYVIHRIVQLVNAARLQTDTHFSDYDAILRWWHDFGITLTLSIFATLAFEAPILGIEKAIFGRGDSKPAPKKPAPVDQPKAASEPLQEPVPATTDAEKVSEIEPAISRAANPSNA; encoded by the exons ATGACAACGAAACTCCATCAGCTGGCGATGCCAGCAATGGCGATAACAGCATTTATTCTGCtgctagcaacaacaacaacaacagccacggCTCATTTGAACAATGGCCAGGATCTGCTGACGGGACACTCGCTGCCAATGCAGAGCAGCTTGGCACATCAGTTCTTTGCCCTTGCCGCGGAGCAAATTGCCATTTCGAATCAAACCGCCAGCACTGGCTTGCTGACCCCCAGCAACACATATGGCAACAAAGCCTACAACGATGATCTCTGTGATCGAGATGTGGCACGCATCCGTGACGCAATCGCCAATATGGAAGAGTGGGCACTCGAGT TTCCCGACACATGGGGTCGTCTACCAGTTGGCTTCTTCTGGGGCCATCTGATCAGCATGGGTCAATACGAGGAATGCGTTGCGGCTTCAAGCACTTACGGCGATGAGATCCGCGGTCAATACTGCCTGACGCGTCTCAATATCACCCAATTCTATAGCCAAGTGAGGCGCAGGAATGAGGAGAACTCATCAGCACGTATCAGCTATAAGCAAACTGATCCACAAATCTTTGAATTGGGCGTATGTGTGCCAAGCACGTGCAGTGCCGAGAAAACTGATCTACTTCTCAAATACGCTATTGAACACTTTTATGGCACTGATTATGTCAATCTCACCGAGCAAATGGTTTCGGAAAGTTGGTGTAAATATGATGCACCAATTGAATTCCGTGGCGTCGATATTTTTGCCAT CGTTTTCTTCTCGCTGATTGTCTTCTTCATGATAGCCAGCAGTATCTACGACTTTGTACAGACTCGCAATGGAG GACAAAAGAAACCACTTTATTTGGCCTTCTCGGTGCTCCACAATGCACCAAAGATCTTCACAGTGAAACAGGTGAACAGTCCAAATGTGATTCACTGCTTGAATGGTCTGCGTTGCTTCAGTATGATGTGGGTGGTCTTCGGACACGGATATATGACCTTCTATGACCTGCCACACATTAACCGCAACATCTATTATGCGTGGCTGGAGACCCCGTACTCCATGCTTGTGCAGAACGGTTCCCTCTGCGTGGACACCTTCTTCTTCATGTCCGGCTTGCTAATGTGCTGGGGAGCATTCCGTGAAATGGAGCGCACCAAGGGCAAACTGAACATCCCCATGATGTACTTCCATCGTTACATTCGTCTCACTCccgtcgttgccgttgtcgtccTCTACATCATGTCCCTATACAAATACTCTGGCGCCGGTCCCATGTGGTTCAAGTTGGGCACCCAGGATGCACGTTGCGCGGACACTTGGTGGGCCACACTCCTCTATGTGCAGAACTATGCCTTCCCCTACAGCATT TGCGTGTCGCAATCCTGGTATCTAGCCGTAGATACTCAGTTGTATTTCCTGTCCCCATTGTTCCTAATTCCGCTGTGGAAGTGGGGCAAAAAGGCGCTCATCCCAATTGTGATCTTTGGTCTGCTCTGCTTGGGCTGCACAGTTGCCACATTCTTGCACAACGACTTCACGCTGTTCCGTGTCCAGGACGATCATGTGGATCTTCGCCAGCGCCTCACATATtatccaacacacacacgcattccCACATGGTTGATTGGCGTCATCTTCGGCTACTTCCTCTTCACACGCAATCGTGGACGTCAAATTCCATTGGCCAAGCACTGGGTGATCACCGGCTGGGTTCTGGCCTTTGGCACCATGCTCGCTGATCTATGGGGTCCCTACTGGCGCATCCTGCCCCACACTCCGGATTCCCCACTCATTGAGGGCGCTTTGTTCGAGCCACTCAGTCGCAGCTCGTGGGCCTTTGCTATTGGATGGATTGTTTGGGCCTGTTACAATGGACACGGTGGTCTAATCAACGACTTCCTTTCGTGGAGCTTCTTCACCGGTTTCAGTCGTCTTACCTATTGCATGTACGTGATCCACAGAATCGTTCAACTGGTGAATGCCGCACGTCTGCAGACGGACACACATTTCTCCGATTACGATGCG ATCCTGCGCTGGTGGCACGATTTCGGTATCACGCTGACTCTCTCCATCTTTGCAACATTGGCCTTTGAGGCTCCCATTCTGGGCATTGAAAAGGCCATCTTCGGACGTGGTGACTCAAAGCCCGCTCCCAAGAAGCCCGCGCCCGTCGATCAACCCAAGGCTGCTAGCGAGCCCCTTCAAGAACCTGTTCCTGCCACCACCGACGCTGAAAAGGTGTCCGAAATTGAGCCTGCAATCAGCAGAGCTGCAAATCCATCAAATGCGTAA